One Lentisphaerota bacterium genomic window, AGGCTCAGCACATCAAGAACCGCTCCACGCAGAACGCCGTCGCCGCCAAGCAGATCCGCGCGGCGTCCCGGCTGGTGCTCACCGGCACACCCGTCGAAAACTCGGTTGCCGACCTGTGGTCAATCATGGACTTCTTGATGCCCGGCTATCTCGGCGAATACGACACCTTCCACGCGCATTACGAAGGGCCGATCAGCTTGGGCGGGGAATCGGGCACGCAAGCGCAGCTCAAGCTCCGCCGCAAGCTCAATCCCTTCCTGCTCAGACGACTTAAGAAGGACGTCGCCAAGGATCTCCCCGCAAAAATCGAGAAGGTGTCGTACTGCATCCTCACCCCCGACCAGCAGCAGGTCTACAACACGCTGCTGCAGGAATCCCGGCGAAAGATCGGCGACTTAGTCCGCGAGAAGGGGTTTGGCCGATGCCGCATGGAGATTCTGGCGATGCTGCTGCGCCTGCGTCAGGTCTGCTGCCACCTCGGTCTGCTCAAGTCCGAGGAGCTGGTCAAGAAGGCCGAAGCGCCGTCGGCTAAGCTCGACCAGTTTTTCGAACTGCTGGATGAGGCGCTCGACGGCGGCCATCGCATTCTCGTTTTCAGCCAGTTCGTCTCCATGCTGAAGATCATCCGCGAGGCGCTCGACACGCGCGGGCTGACCTACTGCTATCTCGACGGCCAGACACACGACCGCATGGAACAGGTTCACCGCTTCAACCAGAACCCATCCATTCCGCTTTTCCTGATCAGCCTGAAGGCGGGAGGCACGGGACTGAATCTGACCGGCGCCGACATGGTCGTCCACTTTGACCCGTGGTGGAACCCTGCCGTCGAGGACCAGGCCACGGATCGCGCCCACCGCATCGGACAGAAAAAGACGGTCTACAGCATCAAGCTCATCGCCGAACACACCATCGAGGAAAAAGTGCTCGCCATGCAGAAGAAGAAGCAGGCGGTCATCAACGCGACGATCGGAACGACCGACGACGCCTTTCTCAACACCCTCTCGTGGGATGACGTGCAGTCCCTGCTGGAGGGATAATCCCACGCTGCACCTCTTTATTGGAATCCCCTATGATCGCACAGCCTCCTGTCACAGCGAATGCCCACACACACACGCCAACCCCCGTCCCCCCCCTCGGCGAGAAGTTGGACACCTTGATCGCCGGGCTGCCCCCAGATGGTGTGACGCTGGCCACGATTCTGGATTCTGTTGGGCAGGATGGTTTTCTCTTGCTCACGGTCTTTTTGACGCTTATCTTTCTGGTCCCCGTCTCCATCCCGGGCGTCAGCACGGTTTTCGGGTTTGCGATCCTGATGATCGGCGTCAGCCGTCTTTTCAACTGTCCCGTGTGGATGCCAAGCCGCCTCGCACACCGCGTCTTGCCCGCAGATAAACTGCGCGTGGCGTTCATTCAAGGCAGCAAATGGGTGCGTCGCCTCGAACGCGTGAGCCGCCCGCATCGCCTCAATGGACTGGTCGCGTCTCACTCGGCGACGTTTCTTAACAACGGCGCCCTGATTCTGGGAGCTGCGCTGCTCATGGCGCCCTTCGGTCTGATCCCCTTCAGCAACACCTTCCCAGCCCTAGCTATCCTGTTTCTCGCCGTTGGGCTCATGCAAAAAGACGGCCTTTGCATTCTCATTGGCCATTGCGCCAACCTGCTCACGATCCTTTATTTCACCCTACTGACGGTCGGCGGTGTCGCGGCCATTCTCGAGGCTGTGCGACGTCTCTTCGCCCGGGCCTAATTCAGCCACAAGCAAACAGCGCCACACGTTCGCCTACCCACAACTGATCGATGTTCATTTTCAATTGCTTAGGTCGTGTCACTGGTGATACTATCGACGCGAATAAACACGCACTCACACGATCACCATCCACGCGCTCCAAGCGAATACGTGTGGGCTGTTGTTCTTGCCACCCGGAGGTCAGAGTCCTTCGGCAACCCGACAGGAGAGGCGCATCATGAGAACAGGTATCTTGGCTGCGGCCATGGCTGCGGGATGTGTCGCGATCACGGCCGTCTCACAGTCCATTCCTGACAAAGCTGTTGAAATCCAGAATCCGGCCTGGACGATGACCTATGGGGCCGAGGTTCGTTTTCGATTCGACGATTTCGTTCAGGTGCCCGGAAGGTGGAATGCCCGACCCAGCAAGGACGTGGTCTACACGCGCACACGGACGCGGGGTTGGATGGAAGCAGCCTACGGCGATTGCGCGCTGTATCTTCGTGCGGCGAACGAGTGGAGGCATTATTTTGTAAGTCCCAGCGCCAAGGATCCCAATAGCTATCACTGGGCCGATGAGGCGTATGTGGACAATCTGTATCTGACCCTCTCAGGTTTGGATCTAATGGACCATGACACCCAGCTTCGCATCGGACGGCAGGATTTGAAGTTCGGAGCGGGACGAGTGTTTGCGGATGCAACACCGGGTGACGGATCACGTTCATTTTTCGCCGATGCCATCCGAGCGACGATCAAGACCGCCGAGAAATCGAGGATCGACCTGTTTTATGCCTATCTGCACACGGAGAACGAACTGACCCTCGGCGATCAAGACAGGCTCTTGACGCAATGGGGCGTTGAACAGGCCGTGGGCGCGTATTATGTCAATGGGGAAAACAAGCAGGTGCCGTTTAAAGCGTATTATGTCGGCGTGTTTGGCCAGACGGCGATGGACCGGCTGAACACCTGTGGCATGCGGGTGCTGCCCGCCTTCGGCGATCACGTGAAGGGCGAACTGGAGACCGCCTATCAGTTTGGCGAGTGGCAATCCGAACGCAATATCTCGGCCTACATGGTTTATGGCGGAGTCACGGGTGATCTGGCCTCGCAACACCCCTGTAAACCCTATGCGGGCGCGGCCGTC contains:
- a CDS encoding exopolysaccharide biosynthesis protein; the encoded protein is MIAQPPVTANAHTHTPTPVPPLGEKLDTLIAGLPPDGVTLATILDSVGQDGFLLLTVFLTLIFLVPVSIPGVSTVFGFAILMIGVSRLFNCPVWMPSRLAHRVLPADKLRVAFIQGSKWVRRLERVSRPHRLNGLVASHSATFLNNGALILGAALLMAPFGLIPFSNTFPALAILFLAVGLMQKDGLCILIGHCANLLTILYFTLLTVGGVAAILEAVRRLFARA